Below is a window of Lacrimispora xylanolytica DNA.
AAAGCCAAGAAGCCCTGAGATTTCCGTAATAGAATAATCACTGCTTCCAAGAAGCTCCTTTGCCTTTCTTACTCTAGCCAGATTGCGGTATTCGTTGACGGAAAACCCGGTTACCTCCCGAAATATCCGGCTCAAATAGGACTTACTGATGAAAAACCTCATGGCAAGCTCCTCTAAGCTCTCTCCAGTCTCACAATGGGTGGTCAAATACTCTGCCACCTCATGAACCTTTCCATGCTTGGCTGTCTGAACGGGAGCCGGTATTTCCTTTAACACATTTTTCTTTCCAATCCGGTAAATTTGCAAAAGGATCTGAGACAGCTTTAAGCGGACCATGGTCTCGTAACGCTCCCCACGCTGCTTAAGCTCATCCCGGATTCCAAGTAAAAGAGCGTTCATCTCCTGCCACTCCAGCTCCGAGACCTTTAATACGCCATAATAATCTCCAAAGAGACGCCCCAGGGTATAGACGCCAGCACTTTTTAACCAGGGATCCAGAACCTTTTCGTTCAGCTGCAACAGGATCCGGTCATGTTTTCCGCTTCCTGCCTGGCTTGTTTTATGAACCTGCTCCCGGTTAATCAAGACCACGTCTCCTGCTTTCACAAAATAAGTTTCTTTCTCAATAAAATAATACCGCTCTCCTTCCAGGAGAAAATAAAGCTCATAGGTATCATGAAAATGCTTCATGGTCATGGAAAATTCCTGGTCCCGCACTACCTGATCAATGGCGACCCCTTCCATGCTTTCCGAAAAAATAATTTTATCCACTCTTTCCTCCATATTAGTAGTCAAAAGTACGATTTCTATTAAAAAAGCATCAATTATATAAGATTTATAATACTATATTGTATTATAATATGCAATATAGAGACCAAGAAAATACCCAAACATACAGCCAATCCACAGGAGGAACTTTTTATGAATTACTCTGATAACAAGATCACGGATTTAAAGATCGCCTACATCGGCGGAGGCTCCAGAGGCTGGGCCTGGACCTTTATGACTGACTTATCCATGGATGATTCCTTAAGCGGTACCATCCGGCTATACGATATTGATGAGTCTGCCTCCAAAAATAACGAGATCATCGGCAATCAGTTTTTAGCCAGAGAGGACACCATTGGGAAATGGAAGTATGAAACTTCCTCTTCCTTAAAGGATGCCTTGACCGGCTGCGATTTTGCAGTGATTTCTATTCTCCCAGGTACCTTTGATGAAATGGCTTCTGACGTTCATCTGCCGGAAAGACTTGGCATCTATCAGTCCGTAGGCGACACTGCAGGCCCTGGCGGAATGATCCGTGCTCTTCGCACCATTCCTATGTTTGTTACCATTGCCGAAGCCATAAAAGAATATGCACCTAA
It encodes the following:
- a CDS encoding AraC family transcriptional regulator, coding for MDKIIFSESMEGVAIDQVVRDQEFSMTMKHFHDTYELYFLLEGERYYFIEKETYFVKAGDVVLINREQVHKTSQAGSGKHDRILLQLNEKVLDPWLKSAGVYTLGRLFGDYYGVLKVSELEWQEMNALLLGIRDELKQRGERYETMVRLKLSQILLQIYRIGKKNVLKEIPAPVQTAKHGKVHEVAEYLTTHCETGESLEELAMRFFISKSYLSRIFREVTGFSVNEYRNLARVRKAKELLGSSDYSITEISGLLGFESVTYFERIFKKHGDETPSAYRKKAGRRESF